In the Variovorax sp. S12S4 genome, one interval contains:
- a CDS encoding zinc ribbon domain-containing protein, with amino-acid sequence MSKSLRLSEKWFRRGLWLVALVFASFLIGLGGTVVGDLPRVERALELDDFIDRAAAAPLRETIKAAEKTELAASRELEQISLQLSAAQQASANARETFGNWIATRRATAQPDQDTELIARTKALDALKNKEDAVQRKVDAQHQIVVDARQGEQRARESLAVLERDAQDKLDAEYRRVELRVFGYRLALTLPLLAVAGWLFVKKRKGTYWPFVWGFIFFALFAFFVELVPYMPSYGGYVRYVVGILVTVLVGRYAIVALNRYLARQKLAEQQPDQVRREELSYDTALTRLGKNVCPGCERPVDLKNNEIDFCPHCGIGLFDHCGQCDTRKSAFSKFCHACGTSAAPQVPLASAAESADSFTSGAAVRPAV; translated from the coding sequence ATGAGCAAGTCATTGCGTCTGTCCGAGAAGTGGTTTCGCCGCGGCCTGTGGCTGGTGGCCCTGGTGTTCGCGAGTTTCCTGATCGGGCTCGGCGGTACTGTGGTGGGCGATCTGCCGCGGGTCGAGCGGGCGCTCGAACTCGACGACTTCATCGACCGCGCCGCGGCAGCGCCGCTGCGCGAGACCATCAAGGCAGCGGAAAAGACCGAACTGGCCGCGTCGCGGGAGCTCGAGCAGATCAGCCTGCAGCTCAGTGCCGCGCAGCAGGCGAGCGCCAACGCCCGCGAGACCTTCGGCAATTGGATTGCCACGCGGCGCGCCACCGCGCAGCCCGACCAGGACACGGAGCTCATCGCGCGCACCAAGGCGCTCGACGCGCTCAAGAACAAGGAAGACGCCGTGCAGCGCAAGGTGGATGCGCAGCACCAGATCGTGGTCGATGCGCGGCAGGGCGAGCAGCGTGCGCGCGAATCGCTGGCGGTGCTGGAGCGCGACGCACAGGACAAGCTGGACGCCGAGTACCGCCGCGTCGAATTGCGCGTGTTCGGCTACCGGCTTGCGCTCACGCTGCCGCTGCTGGCGGTGGCAGGCTGGCTGTTCGTGAAGAAGCGCAAGGGCACTTATTGGCCCTTTGTCTGGGGCTTCATCTTCTTTGCGCTGTTCGCTTTCTTCGTCGAGCTGGTGCCCTACATGCCGAGCTACGGCGGCTACGTGCGCTACGTGGTGGGCATACTGGTCACGGTGCTCGTGGGGCGCTACGCCATCGTCGCGCTGAACCGCTACCTTGCCCGCCAGAAGCTGGCCGAGCAGCAGCCCGACCAGGTGCGGCGCGAAGAGCTCAGCTACGACACCGCGCTCACGCGGCTCGGCAAGAACGTGTGCCCCGGCTGCGAGCGGCCGGTGGACCTGAAGAACAACGAGATCGACTTCTGCCCGCATTGCGGCATCGGCTTGTTCGACCACTGCGGCCAGTGCGACACCCGCAAGAGCGCGTTCTCGAAGTTCTGCCACGCCTGCGGCACGTCCGCTGCGCCGCAGGTGCCGCTCGCATCGGCCGCGGAGTCTGCGGATTCGTTCACATCCGGCGCGGCGGTTCGGCCCGCCGTGTAG
- a CDS encoding helix-turn-helix domain-containing protein, translating to MSTTVDLVQALKNELKSARMTYADLARSLDMAESSVKRMLAKSDMPLSRVDAICRALKIDFAELARRVADAQPLLKELTQEQERAVVKDKKLLLVAISVLSQWTLEQIVASYRITEAECIGFLAQLDRIGIIELRPLNRYRLKLAKTFRWRPHGPVMEFFRENVVLDYYRGGFDGPAEGLLLVHGSISRSLAPAFLERLQRVAQDFAQQHQTDQKLSAKDREGYTLLLGMRNWEFEAFTRLRRA from the coding sequence ATGAGCACCACCGTCGACCTCGTCCAAGCCCTCAAGAACGAACTCAAGAGCGCCCGCATGACCTACGCCGACCTGGCGCGGTCGCTCGACATGGCGGAATCCAGCGTCAAGCGCATGCTCGCCAAGAGCGACATGCCGCTGTCGCGCGTCGATGCGATCTGCCGCGCGCTCAAGATCGACTTTGCCGAGCTGGCGCGCCGCGTGGCCGACGCCCAGCCGCTGCTGAAGGAGCTCACGCAGGAGCAGGAAAGGGCGGTGGTCAAGGACAAGAAGCTGCTGCTGGTGGCCATCAGCGTGCTGAGCCAGTGGACGCTGGAGCAGATCGTGGCCTCGTACCGGATCACCGAGGCGGAGTGCATCGGCTTCCTGGCGCAGCTGGACCGCATCGGCATCATCGAACTGCGGCCGCTCAACCGCTACCGGCTGAAGCTGGCCAAGACCTTCCGCTGGCGGCCGCACGGCCCGGTGATGGAGTTCTTTCGCGAGAACGTGGTGCTCGACTACTACCGCGGCGGTTTCGACGGCCCGGCCGAGGGGCTGCTGCTGGTGCACGGCTCCATCAGCCGGTCATTGGCACCGGCGTTTTTGGAGCGCCTGCAGCGCGTGGCGCAAGACTTTGCGCAGCAGCACCAGACGGACCAGAAGCTCTCGGCCAAGGACCGCGAGGGCTACACGCTGCTGCTGGGCATGCGGAATTGGGAGTTCGAAGCCTTTACCCGGCTCCGCCGCGCCTGA
- the pyrF gene encoding orotidine-5'-phosphate decarboxylase, giving the protein MTFLDKLATAQQKNGSLLCVGLDPEPAKFPGQLKGDASRIYDFCARIVDATADLVIAFKPQIAYFAAHRAEAQLEQLMEHMRRNAPHVPVILDAKRGDIGSTAEQYAIEAFERYGADAVTLSPFMGFDSVAPYLKHEGKGAFLLCRTSNPGGSDLQGQRLADIEGQPFLYEHVAKLAQGPWNLNGQLGLVVGATYPAEIERVRELAPTVPLLIPGVGAQGGDAVATVRAGWRADAPIIVNSSRAIIYASSGDDFAVAAKSAARTTRDALEAAKA; this is encoded by the coding sequence ATGACTTTCCTCGACAAGCTGGCCACCGCACAGCAAAAAAACGGTTCGTTGCTCTGCGTGGGGCTCGATCCGGAGCCAGCCAAGTTCCCGGGGCAACTCAAGGGCGACGCGAGCCGCATCTATGACTTCTGCGCGCGCATCGTCGATGCGACCGCCGACCTGGTGATTGCCTTCAAGCCGCAGATTGCCTACTTCGCGGCCCACCGCGCCGAAGCCCAGCTCGAACAACTGATGGAGCACATGCGCCGCAACGCGCCCCATGTGCCGGTGATCCTGGACGCGAAGCGCGGCGACATCGGCTCCACCGCCGAGCAATATGCCATCGAGGCCTTCGAGCGCTATGGCGCCGACGCGGTCACGTTGTCGCCCTTCATGGGCTTCGACTCCGTGGCGCCGTACCTCAAGCACGAAGGCAAGGGCGCCTTTTTGCTGTGCCGTACCAGCAACCCCGGCGGCTCCGACCTGCAGGGCCAGCGCCTCGCGGACATCGAGGGCCAGCCCTTTCTCTATGAGCACGTCGCCAAGCTCGCGCAAGGCCCGTGGAACCTCAACGGCCAACTCGGCCTCGTGGTGGGCGCCACCTATCCGGCCGAGATCGAACGCGTGCGCGAACTCGCGCCTACGGTGCCGCTGCTGATTCCGGGCGTCGGCGCCCAGGGCGGCGACGCAGTGGCCACGGTGCGCGCCGGCTGGCGCGCCGATGCGCCGATCATCGTGAACTCGTCGCGCGCCATCATCTACGCCTCCTCGGGCGACGACTTCGCGGTCGCAGCGAAGAGCGCCGCACGCACCACGCGCGACGCACTAGAAGCCGCCAAGGCCTGA
- a CDS encoding uracil-DNA glycosylase family protein: MSAVQTLKLDARQRAMLDEMGVKVWWPMPEAVEATPVVAEAQAVVAEPPPVDEREPYVAETPVAAPAHAPAARPAAAPGPVARPATAPAAAPLAHGAAVLVETPRRLYAEAGSTESAQGGWLVVADMPPEADGRHGEPFAGDAGKLLDNMLRALKLHDGKTPVHLMRTHRGVGAGQPGSPRPMAEAFEEHAAALAPSMVLAMGPLAAQSLMQSTDPLGKLRGRAVPLHSVNGVPVVATYHPAYLLRNPADKARAWADLCLAADQQMPSK, translated from the coding sequence ATGAGTGCGGTACAGACACTGAAGCTCGATGCGCGCCAGCGCGCGATGCTCGACGAGATGGGCGTGAAGGTCTGGTGGCCGATGCCCGAAGCCGTCGAGGCGACCCCCGTCGTTGCAGAGGCGCAAGCAGTTGTCGCAGAGCCGCCGCCCGTCGACGAGCGCGAACCGTACGTCGCCGAAACGCCCGTGGCCGCGCCTGCGCATGCACCGGCCGCAAGGCCCGCCGCGGCACCGGGGCCGGTCGCTCGCCCAGCAACTGCACCTGCCGCGGCACCGCTCGCCCATGGCGCCGCCGTGCTGGTCGAAACGCCCCGTCGCCTCTATGCCGAGGCCGGAAGCACCGAGTCGGCCCAAGGCGGCTGGCTGGTCGTGGCCGACATGCCGCCCGAAGCCGACGGCCGCCACGGCGAGCCCTTTGCGGGCGACGCCGGCAAGCTGCTCGACAACATGCTTCGCGCCCTCAAGCTGCACGACGGCAAGACGCCGGTCCACCTGATGCGCACGCACCGCGGCGTGGGCGCAGGACAGCCCGGCAGCCCGCGTCCCATGGCCGAGGCTTTCGAGGAACATGCCGCCGCGCTTGCGCCCAGCATGGTGCTCGCCATGGGCCCGCTGGCCGCCCAAAGCCTGATGCAAAGCACCGACCCGCTCGGCAAGCTGCGCGGCCGCGCCGTGCCGCTGCACTCGGTCAACGGCGTGCCGGTGGTCGCCACCTACCACCCGGCTTACCTGCTGCGAAACCCCGCCGACAAGGCGCGCGCCTGGGCCGACCTGTGCCTGGCAGCCGACCAGCAAATGCCGTCGAAATAA
- the tgt gene encoding tRNA guanosine(34) transglycosylase Tgt, whose protein sequence is MTDTTSLPRLKFELLKTDPDSHARRATLTLNHGVVQTPIFMPVGTYGTVKGVMPRSLEEMGAQIILGNTFHLWMRPGLDVMASFGGLHQFEKWNKPILTDSGGFQVWSLGAMRKISEEGVKFASPVNGDKLFLTPEVSMQIQTILNSDIVMQFDECTPYDTKGHITTEAEARISMELSLRWARRCQHEFARLDNPNALFGIVQGGMFENLREESLAALVDMDFPGYAIGGVSVGEPKEEMLHIMGHTPHRLPADKPRYLMGVGTPEDLVQGVADGVDMFDCVMPTRNARNGTLFTRFGDLKMRNARHKNDPQPIDPSCTCHACAGTSGVSWNDGGREGFSRAYLHHLDRCAEMLGPMLTTIHNLHYYLNLMREIRASLEAGTFTAFRARFKADRARGV, encoded by the coding sequence ATGACCGACACCACGTCCCTGCCGCGCCTGAAGTTCGAACTTCTCAAGACCGACCCCGACAGCCATGCGCGCCGGGCCACGCTCACGCTCAACCACGGCGTGGTGCAAACGCCGATCTTCATGCCCGTGGGCACCTACGGCACCGTCAAGGGCGTGATGCCGCGCAGCCTCGAAGAGATGGGCGCGCAGATCATCCTGGGCAACACCTTCCACCTGTGGATGCGCCCCGGGCTGGACGTGATGGCGAGCTTCGGCGGGCTGCACCAGTTCGAAAAATGGAACAAGCCCATCCTCACCGACTCGGGCGGCTTCCAGGTCTGGTCGCTTGGCGCAATGCGCAAGATCAGCGAAGAGGGCGTCAAGTTCGCATCGCCCGTCAATGGCGACAAGCTGTTCCTCACCCCCGAGGTCTCGATGCAGATCCAGACCATTCTCAACAGCGACATCGTGATGCAGTTCGACGAGTGCACGCCCTACGATACCAAGGGCCACATCACCACCGAAGCCGAGGCGCGCATCTCGATGGAGCTGAGCCTGCGCTGGGCCAGGCGCTGCCAGCATGAATTCGCACGGCTCGACAACCCGAACGCACTCTTCGGCATCGTGCAGGGCGGCATGTTCGAGAACCTGCGAGAAGAATCGCTCGCCGCGCTGGTGGACATGGATTTTCCGGGCTACGCCATCGGCGGCGTGAGCGTGGGCGAGCCCAAGGAAGAGATGCTGCACATCATGGGCCACACGCCGCACCGGCTGCCGGCCGACAAGCCGCGCTACCTGATGGGCGTGGGCACGCCCGAGGACCTGGTGCAGGGCGTGGCCGACGGCGTCGACATGTTCGACTGCGTGATGCCGACCCGCAATGCGCGCAACGGCACGCTGTTCACGCGCTTCGGCGACCTGAAGATGCGCAATGCGCGCCACAAGAACGACCCGCAGCCCATCGACCCGAGCTGCACCTGCCATGCCTGTGCGGGCACCTCGGGCGTGAGCTGGAACGACGGCGGACGCGAGGGCTTCAGCCGCGCCTACCTGCACCACCTGGACCGCTGCGCCGAGATGCTGGGGCCGATGCTCACCACCATCCACAACCTGCACTACTACCTGAACCTGATGCGCGAAATCCGCGCATCGCTCGAGGCGGGCACTTTCACGGCTTTCAGGGCGCGCTTCAAGGCCGACCGCGCGCGCGGCGTGTAG
- a CDS encoding YiaA/YiaB family inner membrane protein has translation MQPFPSTTVSIQRDTRAWQLQVWASFAIAVFLCATGLSWLPGEALDRAFMVMGYVFCLSTAFMLAKFIRENQHADAGGTAGRDVPMWRLVVWGSFFTAMGLTGWGLIRMEINDAYKAFLGVSWLFLISSAFTLAKTLRDRHEADLVEARLQGRRAARQEAAAAGSAE, from the coding sequence ATGCAACCCTTCCCTTCCACCACCGTTTCGATCCAACGCGATACGCGGGCCTGGCAGCTTCAGGTCTGGGCTTCTTTCGCCATTGCCGTGTTCCTGTGTGCCACCGGCTTGAGCTGGCTGCCGGGCGAGGCGCTGGACCGCGCGTTCATGGTGATGGGCTATGTGTTCTGCCTGAGCACCGCCTTCATGCTGGCCAAGTTCATCCGCGAGAACCAGCACGCGGACGCCGGTGGCACCGCAGGCCGCGACGTGCCGATGTGGCGCCTGGTGGTCTGGGGCAGCTTCTTCACCGCCATGGGCCTGACCGGCTGGGGCTTGATCCGCATGGAGATCAACGATGCCTACAAGGCCTTCCTGGGTGTGAGCTGGCTGTTCCTGATCAGCTCGGCCTTCACGCTGGCGAAGACGCTGCGCGACCGCCACGAAGCCGATCTTGTCGAAGCGCGCCTGCAAGGCCGCCGTGCCGCCCGCCAGGAAGCCGCTGCCGCCGGCTCGGCCGAATGA
- a CDS encoding DUF3597 domain-containing protein yields MSIFGSILSKIFPSANAATAPAAPAAPAPAGAPAAAAPPAAITVVDVEALLDGMPGASSLNWRTSIVDLMKLLGLDSSLDARKQLAAELSYGADTSDSAKMNIWLHRQVMTKLAANGGKVPAELRD; encoded by the coding sequence ATGAGCATTTTCGGCAGCATTCTTTCCAAGATTTTCCCGTCCGCGAACGCCGCCACCGCCCCTGCTGCTCCGGCAGCACCGGCGCCCGCCGGCGCACCCGCTGCGGCGGCACCGCCGGCGGCCATCACCGTGGTCGACGTCGAGGCACTGCTCGACGGCATGCCCGGCGCAAGCAGCCTGAACTGGCGCACTTCCATCGTCGACCTGATGAAGCTGCTGGGCCTGGACAGCAGCCTCGACGCGCGCAAGCAGCTCGCGGCCGAGCTCAGCTACGGCGCGGACACCAGCGACAGCGCGAAGATGAACATCTGGCTGCACCGCCAGGTCATGACCAAGCTGGCTGCCAACGGCGGCAAGGTGCCGGCCGAACTGCGCGACTGA
- the tsaB gene encoding tRNA (adenosine(37)-N6)-threonylcarbamoyltransferase complex dimerization subunit type 1 TsaB — protein MHKLLAFDTSTEHLSVAVCHGERLFTHSGAGGAQASSTLIPLILQLLAEAGLELAALDAIAFGRGPGSFTGLRTACSVAQGLAFGSGVRLLPVDTLLAVAEEARHAFGARQVVAVLDARMDQLYAARYDFEGGGELGALQGNDNEPLLLAPEALEVPAGWSLAGNAFAAYGPRLAPAAARHEVLPTAAAMLRLAPALLAAGRTVDAAHAWPLYVRDKVAQTTEERAAIKVAAVAISPVTHP, from the coding sequence ATGCATAAGCTCCTGGCCTTCGACACCAGCACTGAACACCTGTCCGTCGCGGTGTGTCACGGCGAGCGCCTGTTCACGCACAGCGGCGCTGGCGGCGCCCAGGCGTCGAGCACGTTGATCCCGCTCATCCTGCAATTGCTGGCCGAGGCCGGGCTCGAGCTGGCCGCGCTCGACGCCATCGCCTTCGGCCGCGGGCCGGGTTCCTTCACGGGCCTGCGCACCGCCTGCTCGGTGGCCCAGGGGCTGGCCTTCGGCTCCGGTGTGCGATTGCTGCCGGTCGACACCCTGCTGGCCGTGGCCGAGGAAGCGCGCCATGCCTTCGGCGCCCGCCAGGTGGTTGCGGTGCTCGATGCGCGCATGGACCAGCTGTATGCCGCCCGCTACGACTTCGAAGGCGGCGGCGAACTTGGCGCGTTGCAAGGCAACGACAACGAGCCGCTGCTGCTGGCCCCCGAGGCGCTCGAAGTGCCCGCCGGCTGGTCGCTCGCCGGCAATGCCTTTGCGGCCTACGGCCCGCGCCTGGCGCCGGCGGCAGCGCGCCACGAGGTGCTGCCGACGGCCGCCGCCATGCTTCGGCTCGCGCCGGCGCTGCTGGCCGCCGGACGCACTGTGGATGCGGCACATGCCTGGCCGCTGTATGTTCGCGATAAAGTGGCGCAAACCACGGAAGAGCGTGCCGCCATCAAGGTGGCCGCGGTTGCGATTTCACCAGTGACCCACCCATGA
- a CDS encoding SDR family NAD(P)-dependent oxidoreductase, giving the protein MTTASSSPPTAYTARYPSLAGRTVFISGGATGIGEALVRAFHNQGAKVGFCDLDAAAGRALAGQLQDGNPVLFCECDVTDTAALSAAIAAVRAQFGPIGVLLNNAANDRRHEMADVTSEDFDRLVAVNFKHQFFAAQAVADDMRALSGGSIINFGSISWMIKGRGYPVYQACKAAARGLTRSLARDLGKENIRVNSIVPGWVMTERQIKLWVKPESGAEIDAAQCLPGRVMAEDIAAMALFLAADDSRMCTAQDFVVDAGWT; this is encoded by the coding sequence ATGACCACCGCTTCTTCATCACCACCTACCGCATACACCGCCCGCTACCCCTCGCTGGCCGGCCGCACCGTGTTCATCTCCGGCGGCGCCACCGGCATCGGCGAAGCGCTGGTGCGGGCCTTCCACAACCAAGGCGCGAAGGTCGGCTTCTGCGACCTCGATGCTGCGGCGGGCCGTGCGCTCGCGGGCCAGCTCCAGGACGGCAACCCGGTGCTGTTCTGCGAATGCGACGTAACCGACACCGCGGCCCTCAGCGCCGCCATTGCCGCGGTGCGCGCACAGTTCGGCCCCATCGGCGTTTTGCTGAACAACGCGGCCAACGACCGCCGCCATGAAATGGCCGACGTGACCAGCGAAGATTTCGATCGGCTCGTGGCCGTCAACTTCAAGCACCAGTTCTTCGCCGCGCAGGCGGTTGCGGACGACATGCGCGCGCTGAGCGGCGGCTCGATCATCAACTTCGGCTCGATCAGCTGGATGATCAAGGGCCGGGGCTACCCCGTGTACCAGGCCTGCAAGGCGGCCGCGCGCGGGCTCACGCGGTCGCTGGCGCGAGACCTGGGCAAGGAGAACATTCGCGTCAATTCGATCGTGCCGGGCTGGGTCATGACCGAGCGGCAGATCAAGCTGTGGGTCAAGCCCGAGTCCGGCGCCGAGATCGATGCCGCGCAGTGCCTGCCAGGCCGCGTGATGGCCGAAGACATTGCCGCCATGGCCCTGTTCCTGGCCGCCGACGACTCAAGGATGTGCACCGCGCAGGATTTCGTGGTGGACGCCGGGTGGACCTAA
- a CDS encoding DUF2145 domain-containing protein, translated as MKRALVQALFPALLALATALPLQAQAGRSCEQAKPTAELIVKGMQLAERTSQQLDASGARVVLLARAGQDLSKYGLRYSHLGIAYKTEQGPWRVVHKLNQCGTAVAAVYRQGLGEFFLDDLWRYEAAWVVPTPQVQAQLLAALQEPPPRIVRLNVAPYSIVSYVWGQKYQQSNQWAVETLAAAMEPATIGSRGQAQAWMQFKGYEPTTLRLGPLTRLGGRVGSANVAFDDHPNDKRFSDRIETVTVDSVFAWLPRAGLGAAPVAFKL; from the coding sequence GTGAAGCGCGCACTCGTCCAGGCGCTATTTCCGGCGCTCCTGGCGCTTGCAACGGCGCTGCCGCTGCAAGCGCAGGCCGGCCGCTCCTGCGAGCAGGCCAAGCCGACGGCAGAGTTGATTGTCAAGGGCATGCAGTTGGCCGAGCGCACGTCGCAGCAGCTGGATGCAAGCGGCGCCCGCGTCGTGCTGCTGGCCCGCGCCGGACAAGACCTGAGCAAGTACGGCCTGCGCTATTCGCACCTGGGCATCGCCTACAAGACCGAGCAAGGCCCGTGGCGCGTGGTGCACAAGCTCAACCAATGCGGCACGGCCGTGGCCGCGGTGTACCGGCAGGGGCTCGGCGAGTTCTTTCTGGACGACCTCTGGCGCTATGAGGCGGCCTGGGTGGTGCCCACGCCGCAGGTGCAGGCCCAGCTGCTGGCCGCACTGCAAGAGCCGCCGCCCCGCATCGTGCGGCTGAACGTGGCGCCCTACAGCATCGTGAGCTACGTGTGGGGGCAGAAGTACCAGCAATCGAACCAGTGGGCCGTCGAGACGCTGGCCGCGGCCATGGAGCCGGCCACCATCGGCAGCCGCGGGCAGGCGCAGGCGTGGATGCAGTTCAAGGGCTACGAACCGACGACACTGCGGCTCGGCCCGCTCACTCGTCTGGGCGGCCGAGTGGGGTCGGCCAATGTGGCCTTCGACGATCACCCGAACGACAAGCGGTTCTCGGACCGCATCGAAACGGTCACGGTCGATTCGGTGTTTGCATGGCTGCCGCGCGCGGGGCTCGGCGCGGCGCCGGTGGCTTTCAAGCTGTAG
- the rimI gene encoding ribosomal protein S18-alanine N-acetyltransferase, with amino-acid sequence MSAVLQPVEARLEPLTIERLEAVCAVEHTAYSHPWTRGNFIDSMAVGYHCQCLLAPVSLPNLATPVTSLGETLIGYYVAMKGVDEVHLLNITVAPAFQRQGWAPLMLEALTGWSRGEGAQWLWLEVRESNRRALDIYVRQGFRSVGVRKGYYPAHEGKREDAVVMSLRLNETGSAWGALR; translated from the coding sequence ATGAGTGCCGTTCTCCAGCCCGTCGAAGCCCGACTCGAACCGCTCACCATCGAGCGGCTCGAGGCTGTCTGCGCGGTGGAGCACACGGCCTACAGCCATCCGTGGACGCGCGGGAATTTCATCGATTCCATGGCCGTTGGCTACCACTGCCAATGCCTGCTCGCGCCGGTGTCGCTGCCGAACCTGGCCACGCCGGTTACCAGCCTCGGCGAAACGCTGATCGGCTACTACGTCGCCATGAAGGGCGTCGACGAGGTGCATCTGCTCAACATCACCGTGGCGCCGGCTTTCCAGCGCCAGGGCTGGGCGCCGTTGATGCTCGAGGCGCTGACCGGGTGGTCGCGCGGCGAAGGCGCGCAGTGGCTGTGGCTCGAGGTGCGCGAAAGCAACCGGCGTGCGCTCGACATCTATGTGCGCCAGGGTTTCCGCAGCGTCGGCGTGCGCAAGGGCTATTACCCGGCGCATGAGGGCAAGCGCGAAGACGCCGTGGTCATGAGCCTGAGATTGAACGAAACAGGCTCCGCCTGGGGAGCCTTGCGATGA
- a CDS encoding MFS transporter, whose protein sequence is MTNPAAAAVTAPHEANAHANQFALLKQRRFAPFFWTQFAGAANDNLFKFAFTVMVTYQLQLSWMPPAMAGLVIGALFILPFLLFSATAGQLTDKFDKTKIIRFVKNFEIAIMLIATWGFMRADAVVLLGCVFLMGLHSTLFGPVKFAYLPQVLDSRELTGGNGMVEMGTFVAILLGQVAGGLLVALPQIGHTTVAVACVLLALLGRGVAQAIPQAPATDPGLVINWNPFSETWRNLKLAHGNIVVFRSLLGISWMWFFGAVFLSQFPSFAKEVLHGDEQVASLLLVVFSVGIGVGSLLCETLSRRQVEIGLVPLGAIGMSVFAIDLYFASRALPPSSGMGLGAFMGQAAHWRVMADLALLSLFAGLYSVPMYALIQLRSQPTHRARIIAANNILNALFMIGSSVLAGALLGAGFTIPQIFLFTGIANAVVAFYIFMLVPEYLLRFIAWMLSHFVYRFEIKGDEHIPTEGAAVLVCNHVSFIDAILLMAASPRPIRFIMDHRIFKVPVLGWLFKLAKAIPIAPQKEDPAAYEAAFARALQVLREGDLLAIFPEGAITRDGQLQPFKGGVMKIIESARAEGIEPPVIPMALTNLWGSYFSRIELRGGQNVAMAKPFRRGFFSRVGLNVGHAVPPVEVQPEALQQRVSGLLAA, encoded by the coding sequence ATGACAAACCCCGCCGCTGCTGCCGTTACCGCGCCCCACGAAGCGAACGCCCACGCCAACCAGTTCGCTCTTCTCAAGCAGCGGCGCTTCGCGCCTTTCTTCTGGACGCAGTTCGCGGGCGCGGCGAACGACAACCTCTTCAAGTTCGCCTTCACCGTCATGGTGACCTACCAGCTCCAGCTGAGCTGGATGCCGCCGGCCATGGCGGGCCTGGTGATCGGTGCGCTGTTCATCCTGCCGTTTCTGCTGTTCTCGGCCACGGCGGGGCAGCTCACCGACAAGTTCGACAAGACGAAGATCATCCGGTTCGTGAAGAACTTCGAGATCGCGATCATGCTGATTGCGACATGGGGCTTCATGCGTGCCGATGCGGTGGTGCTGCTGGGCTGCGTATTCCTCATGGGCCTGCATTCCACGCTGTTCGGCCCGGTCAAGTTCGCCTACCTGCCGCAGGTGCTCGACTCGCGCGAGCTCACCGGCGGCAACGGCATGGTGGAGATGGGCACTTTCGTCGCCATCCTGCTCGGGCAGGTGGCGGGCGGGCTGCTGGTGGCGCTGCCGCAAATCGGCCACACCACGGTGGCGGTGGCCTGCGTGTTGCTGGCACTGCTCGGACGCGGCGTGGCGCAGGCCATTCCGCAGGCACCGGCCACCGACCCGGGGCTGGTGATCAACTGGAACCCGTTCAGCGAGACCTGGCGCAACCTCAAGCTCGCGCACGGCAACATCGTGGTGTTCCGCTCGCTGCTGGGCATTTCGTGGATGTGGTTCTTCGGCGCCGTCTTTCTGAGCCAGTTTCCCAGCTTTGCGAAGGAAGTGCTGCATGGCGACGAGCAGGTGGCCTCGCTGCTGCTGGTGGTGTTCTCGGTGGGCATCGGCGTGGGTTCGCTGCTGTGCGAAACGCTGAGCCGCCGGCAGGTGGAAATCGGCCTGGTGCCGCTGGGCGCCATCGGCATGAGCGTGTTCGCCATCGACCTGTACTTTGCATCGCGCGCGCTGCCGCCTTCCTCCGGCATGGGGCTGGGCGCCTTCATGGGCCAGGCCGCGCACTGGCGCGTGATGGCCGACCTGGCGCTGCTGTCGCTCTTCGCGGGGCTTTACAGCGTGCCGATGTATGCGCTGATCCAGCTGCGCAGCCAGCCCACGCACCGCGCACGGATCATTGCGGCCAACAACATCCTCAACGCGCTGTTCATGATCGGCAGCTCGGTGCTCGCGGGCGCATTGCTCGGCGCCGGCTTCACCATTCCACAGATCTTCCTGTTCACCGGCATTGCCAACGCGGTGGTGGCGTTCTACATCTTCATGCTGGTGCCGGAGTACCTGCTGCGCTTCATTGCGTGGATGCTGTCGCACTTCGTCTATCGCTTCGAGATCAAGGGCGACGAGCACATTCCCACCGAAGGCGCGGCGGTGCTGGTGTGCAACCACGTGAGCTTCATCGACGCCATCCTGCTGATGGCGGCGAGCCCACGGCCCATCCGTTTCATCATGGACCACCGGATCTTCAAGGTGCCGGTGCTCGGCTGGCTGTTCAAGCTGGCCAAGGCCATTCCGATCGCGCCGCAGAAGGAAGATCCCGCCGCCTACGAAGCCGCCTTTGCCCGCGCGTTGCAGGTGCTGCGCGAGGGTGACCTGCTGGCGATCTTTCCCGAGGGCGCCATCACCCGCGACGGCCAACTGCAGCCGTTCAAGGGCGGCGTGATGAAGATCATCGAAAGCGCGCGCGCCGAAGGCATCGAGCCGCCGGTGATCCCCATGGCGCTGACCAACCTCTGGGGCTCGTACTTCAGCCGCATCGAGTTGCGCGGCGGACAGAACGTGGCCATGGCCAAGCCGTTCCGCCGCGGTTTCTTCAGCCGCGTGGGGCTGAACGTCGGCCATGCGGTGCCGCCGGTCGAAGTGCAGCCCGAGGCGCTGCAGCAGCGCGTGAGCGGGTTGCTGGCAGCCTGA